The following proteins come from a genomic window of Bradyrhizobium paxllaeri:
- a CDS encoding TRAP transporter large permease subunit, with protein sequence MAHAELSEGVGGEAGQSPPRRRPLLASIEHALGVLVEVPAALLVIAEIVILFAGVVARYALHQPLIWSDELASILFLWLAMLGAAVAFRRAEHMRMTAIVASAKPATRAYLDLVATSAALAFLILIAWPAYEYAYEESYITTPALQISNIWRAAALPVGIALMAVFALLRLARVSNLRTVLGAILSVALVIGVFWLLRGSLKPLGNLNLIIFFIGVAGFCVFAGVPIAFGFGLATYGYLALTTGTPLMVLVGRMDEGMSHLILLSVPLFVFLGLLIEMTGMARAMVAFLASLLGHVRGGLHYVLVGAMYLVSGISGAKAADMAAVAPVLFPEMKARGAKPGDLVALLSATGAQTETIPPSLVLITIGSVTGVSIAALFTGGLLPGLVLAITLSALVWWRYRKEDLRHVTRANATEITRAFAIALPAIALPFVIRYAVVEGIATATEVSTIGIVYAFIVGFFVYGLLIYRNFDWRRIMPMLVETASLSGAILLIIGCATGMAWGLTQSGFSRTLAAAMTGLPGGSATFIAVSIVAFVILGSVLEGIPAIVLFGPLLFPIARTVGVHEVHYAMIVILAMGIGLFAPPFGVGYYAACAIGRVDPAEGIRPIWGYLLALMVGLIIVAIFPWISIGFL encoded by the coding sequence CGTTGCTGGCGTCGATCGAACATGCCCTGGGAGTGCTGGTCGAGGTTCCGGCCGCGCTTCTGGTCATAGCCGAGATCGTGATCCTGTTTGCGGGCGTGGTGGCGCGCTATGCGCTGCACCAGCCGTTGATCTGGTCGGACGAACTGGCCTCGATCCTGTTCCTGTGGCTTGCCATGCTCGGCGCCGCGGTCGCGTTCCGCCGCGCCGAGCACATGCGGATGACGGCGATTGTCGCCAGCGCGAAGCCTGCGACGCGCGCTTATCTCGATCTGGTGGCGACGTCGGCGGCGCTGGCGTTTCTGATTCTGATCGCCTGGCCGGCCTATGAATATGCCTACGAGGAAAGCTACATCACCACGCCGGCGCTGCAGATCAGCAATATCTGGCGTGCCGCGGCGCTGCCGGTCGGCATCGCGCTGATGGCGGTGTTTGCGCTGCTGCGGCTGGCCCGCGTCAGCAACCTTCGCACGGTGCTGGGCGCGATCCTGTCGGTCGCGCTGGTCATCGGGGTCTTCTGGCTGCTCAGGGGCTCGCTCAAGCCGCTCGGCAACCTCAATCTGATCATTTTCTTCATCGGCGTGGCCGGCTTCTGCGTGTTCGCCGGGGTGCCGATCGCGTTCGGCTTTGGCCTGGCGACCTATGGCTATCTGGCGCTGACCACCGGCACGCCGCTGATGGTGCTGGTCGGCCGCATGGACGAGGGCATGAGCCACCTCATCCTGCTGTCGGTGCCCCTCTTCGTCTTTCTCGGTTTGCTGATCGAGATGACCGGCATGGCGCGCGCCATGGTCGCTTTCCTGGCGAGCCTGCTGGGGCATGTCCGCGGCGGCCTGCATTACGTGCTGGTCGGTGCAATGTATCTGGTGTCCGGCATCTCAGGCGCGAAGGCCGCCGATATGGCAGCCGTGGCGCCGGTGCTGTTTCCGGAGATGAAGGCGCGGGGCGCCAAGCCGGGCGATCTGGTCGCCCTGCTCTCCGCCACTGGCGCGCAGACAGAGACCATTCCGCCGAGCCTCGTGTTGATTACGATCGGCTCAGTGACCGGCGTGTCGATCGCGGCGCTGTTCACCGGCGGTCTGCTGCCGGGCCTGGTGCTGGCGATCACGCTGTCGGCGCTGGTGTGGTGGCGCTATCGGAAGGAGGACCTGCGGCACGTCACGCGGGCGAACGCTACCGAGATCACCCGCGCCTTCGCCATCGCCCTGCCCGCCATCGCACTGCCATTCGTGATCCGCTACGCGGTGGTCGAGGGCATCGCGACCGCGACCGAGGTTTCCACCATCGGTATCGTCTACGCCTTCATCGTCGGCTTTTTTGTCTATGGCCTCCTGATCTATCGCAATTTCGACTGGCGGCGGATCATGCCGATGCTGGTCGAAACCGCGAGCCTGTCGGGCGCGATCCTGCTGATCATCGGCTGCGCGACCGGCATGGCCTGGGGCCTGACCCAATCCGGCTTCTCGCGCACGCTGGCGGCCGCCATGACCGGGCTGCCCGGCGGCTCGGCGACCTTTATCGCGGTCTCGATCGTGGCCTTCGTGATCCTGGGCAGCGTGCTCGAGGGCATTCCGGCGATCGTGCTGTTCGGGCCGCTGCTGTTTCCGATCGCCCGCACCGTCGGCGTGCATGAGGTGCACTATGCGATGATCGTAATCCTCGCGATGGGTATCGGGTTATTCGCGCCGCCCTTCGGAGTAGGCTATTATGCGGCGTGCGCCATCGGACGCGTCGATCCGGCCGAGGGTATCCGGCCGATCTGGGGTTACCTGTTGGCGCTGATGGTCGGCCTGATTATCGTGGCGATCTTCCCGTGGATTTCCATCGGGTTCTTGTAA
- a CDS encoding acyl-CoA synthetase yields the protein MSAAQNQYSIGLDKTPANYVPLTPLSFLARSAAVFPNHVSTVYEGRSFTWAETYERCRRFASWLAGRGIGNGDTVAAMLPNIPAMNEVHFAVPMVGAVLNALNIRLDAPSIAFQLDHGGAKIILVDPEFSGVIVEALTLMKGPKPFVVDVDDATFAGGKRLGEIEYEAAVAAGDASFVARLPGDEWDAIALSYTSGTTGNPKGVVTHHRGAYLNAVSNILAGNLGQHPVYLWTLPMFHCNGWCFPWTVAASAGINVCLRKVDPAKIFELIPKHGVTHMCGAPIVYNTLINAPGAPKGDMARRVVGLIAGAAPPVAVLEGAESIGIKLTHVYGLTEVYGPASVCAEQPGWDELPADQRAQMKRRQGVPYPLEEAVTVLDPETMQEVPRDGETIGEVMFRGNIVMKGYLKNEKATQEAFAGGWFHTGDLGVLDEHGYVIIKDRSKDIIISGGENISSVEVEDILYKHPAVLFAAVVAKPDSKWGEVPCAFVELKDGAKATEAEIIAFCRSHMSGFKTPKAVVFGVIPKTSTGKIQKFMLRNQVDSAKAISA from the coding sequence ATGAGCGCAGCCCAGAACCAGTATTCCATCGGATTGGACAAGACGCCGGCGAATTATGTGCCGCTGACGCCCTTGAGCTTCCTCGCGCGCAGCGCCGCCGTTTTCCCCAATCACGTCAGCACGGTCTATGAGGGCCGCAGCTTCACATGGGCCGAGACCTACGAACGCTGCCGGCGCTTTGCGTCATGGCTCGCCGGCCGCGGCATCGGCAACGGCGATACGGTCGCGGCGATGCTGCCGAACATCCCGGCGATGAACGAGGTGCATTTCGCGGTCCCGATGGTGGGCGCGGTGCTGAACGCGCTGAACATCCGGCTCGACGCGCCGTCGATCGCCTTCCAGCTCGATCATGGCGGCGCGAAGATCATTCTGGTGGATCCGGAATTCTCCGGCGTGATCGTGGAAGCGCTGACGCTGATGAAGGGGCCGAAGCCTTTCGTCGTCGACGTCGACGACGCGACCTTTGCGGGTGGCAAGCGGCTTGGTGAGATCGAGTACGAGGCGGCGGTTGCGGCGGGCGATGCCAGCTTCGTCGCCAGACTGCCCGGCGATGAATGGGACGCGATTGCGCTGAGCTATACCTCGGGCACCACGGGCAATCCGAAGGGCGTCGTCACCCACCACCGCGGCGCCTATCTCAACGCCGTCAGCAACATCCTGGCCGGCAATCTCGGCCAGCATCCGGTGTATCTCTGGACGCTGCCGATGTTCCACTGCAACGGCTGGTGCTTCCCGTGGACGGTCGCGGCTTCCGCCGGCATCAATGTCTGCCTGCGCAAGGTCGATCCAGCAAAGATCTTCGAGCTGATCCCCAAGCACGGCGTCACCCACATGTGCGGCGCGCCGATCGTCTACAACACGCTGATCAACGCGCCGGGCGCACCCAAGGGCGACATGGCGCGACGCGTGGTCGGACTGATCGCGGGCGCGGCACCGCCGGTTGCCGTGCTCGAAGGCGCCGAAAGCATCGGCATCAAGCTGACCCATGTCTATGGCCTGACCGAGGTCTATGGCCCCGCCTCCGTCTGTGCCGAGCAGCCGGGTTGGGACGAACTGCCCGCCGACCAGCGCGCGCAGATGAAACGCCGGCAGGGCGTGCCCTACCCGCTGGAGGAAGCCGTCACCGTGCTCGACCCCGAGACCATGCAGGAGGTGCCGCGCGACGGGGAAACCATCGGCGAAGTGATGTTCCGCGGCAATATCGTGATGAAGGGTTATCTGAAGAACGAGAAGGCGACGCAGGAAGCCTTCGCCGGCGGCTGGTTCCACACCGGCGATCTCGGCGTGCTTGACGAGCACGGCTACGTCATCATCAAGGACCGCTCCAAGGACATCATCATATCCGGCGGCGAGAATATCTCCTCCGTGGAAGTCGAGGACATCCTCTACAAGCACCCGGCCGTGCTGTTCGCGGCCGTGGTCGCAAAACCCGATTCCAAATGGGGCGAGGTGCCCTGCGCCTTCGTCGAGCTGAAGGACGGCGCCAAGGCGACGGAGGCCGAGATCATCGCCTTCTGCCGCAGCCACATGTCCGGCTTCAAGACGCCGAAGGCCGTCGTATTCGGAGTTATCCCAAAGACGTCGACCGGCAAGATTCAAAAATTCATGCTGCGCAACCAGGTGGATTCGGCGAAAGCGATTTCGGCGTAG
- a CDS encoding antibiotic biosynthesis monooxygenase family protein: MSMIGLFFEVQTKPGHRDQYLDLAASLKPELEAMGGCLFIDRFRSLTREDLLLSYQIWQDEGALTAWRAHAHHHDVQTIGRAKVFSDYRIRVAQVIHEARPGQPVWQPERRTPYNDPARRKPTYMLAAESTSGTLPVATEWRRDAFTSVYRDEHFAHLIDLPDEQAGVEFGSRLFADPAMQYFRVFEVMRDYGMFERTEAPQYYPPVRREQV, translated from the coding sequence ATGTCGATGATTGGCCTGTTCTTTGAGGTCCAGACGAAGCCTGGGCACCGTGATCAATATCTCGATCTCGCTGCTTCGCTGAAGCCCGAACTTGAGGCGATGGGTGGCTGCCTCTTCATCGATCGGTTCAGAAGCCTGACCCGCGAGGACCTGCTGCTGTCCTACCAGATATGGCAGGACGAGGGGGCCCTGACGGCTTGGCGGGCCCATGCGCATCATCATGATGTCCAGACCATCGGCCGCGCGAAAGTCTTCTCGGACTATCGCATCCGCGTCGCCCAGGTCATTCACGAGGCGAGGCCGGGACAGCCCGTCTGGCAGCCCGAGCGGCGCACGCCTTACAACGATCCTGCCAGGCGCAAGCCGACTTATATGCTGGCGGCGGAATCGACGAGCGGCACGCTTCCGGTCGCAACCGAATGGCGCCGTGACGCTTTCACAAGCGTCTACCGTGACGAACACTTCGCGCACCTGATCGATCTGCCCGACGAACAAGCCGGCGTCGAATTCGGTTCACGCCTGTTTGCCGATCCGGCAATGCAGTATTTTCGCGTTTTCGAAGTCATGCGCGATTACGGCATGTTCGAACGCACTGAAGCGCCGCAATATTATCCGCCGGTCAGGAGGGAGCAGGTGTAG
- a CDS encoding MBL fold metallo-hydrolase — protein sequence MTVTLTILGCGSSAGVPRPALGWGACDPNNPKNRRRRCSLLVERNGAHGTTRIVIDTSPDLREQLIDANVDHIDAVYLTHEHADQTHGIDDLRSVVLHQRRRIPVYFNQSTAKDIMARFSYCFISPEGSDYPPILTRHSIEAGESHLTEGKGGPVKLLAFLVHHGRIPALGFRVGAAAYTPDLHDIPEESWPALQNLDLWIVDGLRYAGHSSHFSVNDALSWIERFKPKQAVITNMHSDLDYEVLRQSLPDGVVPAYDGMRLTLDGKG from the coding sequence ATGACGGTGACGCTGACGATCCTTGGCTGTGGATCCTCCGCCGGCGTGCCGCGTCCGGCGCTCGGCTGGGGCGCCTGCGATCCCAACAATCCGAAGAACCGCCGCCGCCGCTGCTCGCTGCTGGTAGAGCGCAATGGCGCGCACGGCACCACGCGGATCGTGATCGACACCTCGCCCGACCTGCGCGAGCAATTGATCGACGCCAATGTCGATCACATCGACGCGGTGTATCTGACGCATGAACATGCCGACCAGACCCATGGCATCGACGATCTGCGTTCGGTCGTGCTGCACCAGCGCCGGCGTATTCCGGTCTATTTCAACCAGTCGACCGCCAAAGACATCATGGCGCGGTTCTCCTATTGCTTCATCTCGCCCGAGGGCAGCGACTATCCGCCGATCCTGACGCGCCACTCGATCGAAGCCGGCGAGAGCCACTTGACCGAAGGGAAGGGCGGCCCGGTCAAACTGTTGGCCTTCCTGGTTCATCACGGCAGGATTCCCGCGCTAGGATTCCGCGTCGGCGCCGCCGCCTACACGCCCGATCTCCACGACATCCCCGAGGAGAGCTGGCCGGCGTTGCAAAATCTCGATCTCTGGATCGTCGACGGGCTGCGCTATGCCGGCCATTCCAGCCATTTCAGCGTCAACGACGCGCTGTCATGGATCGAGCGCTTCAAGCCGAAGCAGGCCGTCATCACCAACATGCATTCCGATTTGGACTACGAGGTACTGCGCCAAAGCCTGCCGGACGGCGTAGTTCCGGCCTATGATGGGATGCGGCTGACGCTGGACGGCAAGGGCTGA
- a CDS encoding TatD family hydrolase, which yields MLVDSHCHLDFPDFAEDLDGIVARAETAGIGRMVTISTRVKRLGGLLAIAERFPSVYCSVGTHPHNADEEDGIPASELIELSKHPKVVALGEAGLDYFYEHGSRAAQERGFRAHIAAARATGLPLVIHTREADEDCGRILEDEIAKGPFRAVLHCYTGGRELAMKAISLGLSISFTGILTFKKSEALRELAAELPADRIMVETDSPYLAPGKFRGKRNEPSYVVEVAKVLAETRGVSLEEISRQTTENFFRLFSKVPAPKAAA from the coding sequence ATGCTCGTCGACAGCCACTGCCATCTCGACTTCCCGGATTTTGCCGAAGATCTCGACGGCATCGTTGCGCGCGCCGAGACGGCGGGGATTGGCCGTATGGTCACCATCTCGACCCGCGTCAAACGGCTCGGCGGGCTGCTTGCCATCGCCGAGCGGTTTCCGAGCGTCTATTGCTCGGTCGGCACCCATCCGCACAACGCCGATGAGGAAGACGGCATTCCAGCGAGCGAGCTGATCGAGTTGAGCAAGCATCCGAAGGTCGTGGCGCTGGGGGAGGCGGGGCTCGACTACTTCTATGAGCACGGCTCCCGCGCAGCGCAGGAGCGCGGCTTTCGCGCCCATATAGCAGCCGCGCGCGCCACCGGCCTGCCACTGGTGATCCATACCCGTGAAGCCGACGAGGATTGCGGCCGAATTCTCGAAGACGAGATTGCCAAGGGGCCGTTCCGCGCGGTGCTGCATTGCTACACCGGCGGGCGCGAGCTGGCGATGAAGGCGATTTCGCTGGGTCTATCAATTTCGTTCACGGGAATCCTGACGTTCAAGAAGTCCGAAGCCTTGCGCGAGCTCGCGGCTGAACTTCCGGCCGACCGCATCATGGTTGAAACCGACTCGCCGTATCTGGCGCCCGGCAAGTTTCGCGGCAAACGCAACGAGCCGTCTTACGTGGTGGAGGTCGCGAAGGTGCTGGCGGAAACGCGCGGCGTCTCGCTGGAGGAAATCTCGCGGCAAACCACGGAAAACTTCTTCCGCCTGTTCTCCAAGGTGCCGGCGCCAAAGGCGGCCGCATGA
- the metG gene encoding methionine--tRNA ligase codes for MATAGKKASKKKAKKARKSPSASASKKAAAKKRAAKKTATKSKRGVKKAGKAPKKVAKKAPKKAAKKSAKKVTKKAVTKSAKKSATKTAPKKRVVTSQEANPAVQAAPVAEKLKPAAPRVKPAPAAKPATAVERDTYFITTAIAYPNGIPHIGHAYEAIATDALARFQRLNGKDVFFLTGTDEHGLKMVQTAESEGMSVADLAARNAGRFREMDERLNVSFDRFIRTTEPDHHRSVQVVWNRMQQNGDIYIDTYAGWYSVRDEAYYAEEETVLGEDNVRRGPQGTPVEWVEEKSYFFKLSAYQDRLLALYESQPDFIGPDSRRNEVVSFVKGGLKDLSISRTTFDWGVKVPNDPEHVMYVWVDALTNYITGVGFPDESDANWRYWPADVHIIGKDIIRFHAVYWPAFLMSAGIPVQKRVYAHGFLFNRGEKMSKSVGNVVDPFNLADQYGVDQMRYFFLREVPFGQDGNYNHEAIVARINADLANGLGNLAQRSLSMIAKQLGGVLPEPGEFTDNDKEMLAEADAMLEASRTAMATQQIHQWLNVVWSVIAEADRYFAGEAPWALAKTDPARQKTVLYVTTEVVRQIAILTQPVMPEASGKLLDSLGVPADARDFAAIGTRITAGTNLPPPVGVFPRYVEPKAD; via the coding sequence GTGGCGACGGCTGGAAAGAAAGCTTCGAAAAAGAAGGCGAAGAAGGCTCGCAAATCGCCGTCCGCCAGCGCCAGCAAGAAGGCGGCGGCGAAAAAGCGTGCGGCCAAGAAGACTGCGACCAAGAGCAAGCGCGGCGTGAAGAAGGCCGGCAAGGCTCCGAAGAAGGTTGCAAAGAAGGCTCCGAAGAAAGCCGCGAAGAAGTCCGCCAAGAAGGTGACGAAGAAAGCCGTCACCAAATCAGCGAAGAAATCCGCAACGAAAACTGCGCCGAAGAAGCGCGTGGTAACGTCGCAAGAAGCGAACCCTGCCGTTCAAGCGGCGCCAGTGGCAGAGAAACTGAAGCCGGCCGCGCCGCGCGTGAAGCCGGCGCCTGCCGCCAAGCCGGCAACGGCTGTCGAGCGCGACACGTACTTCATCACGACCGCGATCGCTTACCCGAACGGCATTCCGCATATCGGCCACGCCTATGAGGCGATCGCCACCGACGCACTGGCGCGGTTTCAGCGGCTCAATGGCAAGGACGTGTTCTTCCTCACCGGCACCGACGAGCACGGTCTGAAGATGGTGCAGACCGCCGAGAGCGAAGGCATGAGCGTCGCCGACCTCGCGGCGCGCAATGCCGGCCGGTTCAGGGAGATGGACGAACGCCTGAACGTGTCGTTCGACCGCTTCATCCGCACCACGGAGCCCGATCATCATCGTTCGGTCCAGGTGGTCTGGAACCGGATGCAGCAGAACGGCGACATCTATATCGACACCTATGCCGGCTGGTATTCGGTGCGCGACGAGGCCTATTACGCCGAAGAGGAGACCGTCCTCGGCGAGGACAATGTGCGCCGTGGCCCGCAGGGCACGCCGGTCGAATGGGTCGAGGAGAAGAGCTACTTCTTCAAGCTGTCCGCCTATCAGGACCGATTGCTGGCGCTGTATGAGAGCCAGCCGGATTTCATCGGCCCGGATTCGCGTCGCAACGAAGTCGTCAGTTTCGTGAAGGGCGGCCTGAAGGACCTGTCGATTTCGCGCACGACGTTCGACTGGGGCGTCAAGGTGCCGAACGACCCCGAGCACGTGATGTATGTCTGGGTCGATGCGCTCACCAACTACATCACCGGCGTCGGTTTTCCCGATGAAAGCGATGCGAACTGGCGCTACTGGCCAGCGGACGTGCACATCATCGGCAAGGACATCATCCGCTTCCATGCGGTGTACTGGCCGGCGTTCCTGATGTCGGCCGGCATTCCCGTGCAGAAACGGGTCTATGCGCACGGCTTCCTGTTCAACAGGGGCGAGAAGATGTCGAAGTCGGTCGGCAACGTCGTCGACCCCTTCAACCTGGCCGATCAGTACGGCGTCGACCAGATGCGCTATTTCTTCCTGCGCGAGGTGCCGTTCGGACAGGACGGCAACTACAACCATGAAGCCATTGTCGCGCGCATCAACGCCGATCTCGCCAACGGTCTCGGCAATCTGGCGCAGCGTTCGCTGTCGATGATCGCCAAGCAACTGGGCGGCGTGCTGCCGGAGCCCGGCGAGTTCACCGACAACGACAAGGAGATGCTGGCGGAAGCGGACGCCATGCTGGAGGCGTCGCGGACGGCGATGGCGACCCAGCAGATCCATCAATGGCTGAACGTGGTGTGGTCCGTGATCGCCGAGGCTGACCGCTATTTCGCGGGCGAGGCGCCCTGGGCGCTGGCCAAGACCGATCCGGCGCGGCAGAAAACCGTGCTCTATGTAACTACGGAAGTGGTGCGGCAAATCGCGATCCTGACGCAGCCGGTGATGCCGGAGGCCTCGGGCAAGCTGCTCGACAGCCTCGGCGTTCCCGCCGACGCCCGGGACTTTGCGGCGATCGGGACGCGGATCACGGCCGGCACGAATTTGCCGCCGCCGGTCGGGGTATTTCCGCGCTACGTCGAACCAAAGGCGGATTGA
- a CDS encoding DNA polymerase III subunit delta' yields the protein MSARKAEQETAVRHPRETADLFGHREAETALLTAYRSGRIPHAWLIGGPQGVGKATLAYRMARFVLANPNPVLPSVQRAETLALDPDDHVARQVTAGAHGGLLVLERGLNDRGVMRTVITVDETRETISFFGSTAAVDGWRVCIVNTVDELNPNAANALLKILEEPPHRSLFLLVSHSPARALPTILSRCRKLPLRPLATDDVIRAASRAADIAPDDPALSEAADAAEGSVSRALTLLGGDALKLQQRTAALLATLPQVDPRELHALGEALGTSDRVALAAFIDGIDRWIGEKLRAGDANANLPRLARLAEVWEKIVRAARDTESYNLERKPLVFSVFGMLAEATR from the coding sequence ATGAGCGCACGCAAGGCCGAGCAGGAGACGGCGGTCAGGCACCCCCGCGAAACGGCCGATCTGTTCGGCCACCGCGAGGCGGAGACGGCCTTGCTGACGGCCTATCGCAGCGGCCGCATACCGCATGCCTGGCTGATCGGCGGACCGCAAGGCGTCGGCAAAGCGACGCTGGCCTACCGCATGGCGCGTTTCGTGCTCGCCAATCCCAACCCCGTCCTGCCTTCGGTGCAGCGCGCCGAGACGCTGGCGCTCGACCCGGACGATCATGTCGCGCGCCAGGTCACCGCCGGCGCGCATGGCGGGCTTTTGGTGCTGGAGCGTGGCCTCAACGATCGCGGCGTGATGCGGACGGTGATCACCGTTGACGAGACGCGGGAGACGATTTCGTTCTTCGGCTCGACGGCGGCGGTGGACGGCTGGCGGGTCTGCATTGTCAACACCGTCGACGAGCTCAATCCGAACGCCGCCAATGCGCTGCTCAAGATACTCGAGGAGCCGCCGCACCGATCGCTGTTTCTGCTTGTCAGCCATTCGCCGGCGCGGGCCTTGCCGACGATCCTGTCCCGCTGCCGCAAGCTGCCGCTGCGGCCGCTGGCGACCGACGACGTCATTCGCGCGGCATCGAGAGCCGCTGACATCGCACCCGATGATCCGGCACTGTCCGAGGCTGCTGACGCCGCGGAAGGGAGCGTGTCCCGCGCGCTGACGCTGCTCGGCGGCGACGCGCTGAAGCTGCAGCAGCGGACCGCGGCGCTGCTGGCGACGCTGCCGCAGGTCGACCCCCGCGAGTTGCACGCCCTTGGCGAAGCGCTGGGCACCAGCGACCGGGTGGCGCTGGCTGCCTTCATCGACGGCATCGATCGCTGGATCGGCGAAAAGCTGCGCGCTGGCGACGCCAACGCCAATCTGCCCCGCCTTGCACGGCTGGCGGAGGTATGGGAAAAGATCGTCCGCGCCGCGCGCGACACCGAATCCTATAATTTGGAGCGAAAACCGCTGGTTTTCTCGGTGTTCGGGATGCTCGCGGAAGCGACGCGGTAA
- the tmk gene encoding dTMP kinase, translating to MTQATLQRPSGRGKFITFEGGEGSGKSTQIKKLAERLAAAKLRAIVTREPGGSPGAEIMRHLVLSGMGKLLGPDAETLLFAAARDDHVRTVIQPALSQGTWVLCDRFSDSTRAYQGRLGQVAPGVLNAMQRVTIGDLKPDLTIILDIPVEVGHQRAAARRGSGVPDRFEAEDLQFHQGLRDAYKQIAAEEPQRCVLIDANADADTVAGRVWTALRDHLLAVPSTAGTA from the coding sequence ATGACCCAGGCAACGCTGCAGCGGCCATCCGGACGCGGGAAGTTCATTACCTTTGAAGGCGGCGAGGGCTCCGGCAAGTCCACGCAGATCAAGAAGCTCGCCGAGCGTCTGGCGGCGGCAAAGCTGCGCGCCATCGTCACCCGCGAGCCTGGCGGCTCGCCGGGCGCGGAAATCATGCGGCATCTCGTGCTCTCGGGGATGGGAAAGCTGCTGGGACCGGACGCGGAGACATTGCTGTTTGCAGCCGCGCGCGACGACCACGTTCGCACCGTGATCCAGCCTGCGCTCAGCCAGGGAACGTGGGTGCTGTGCGACCGCTTCTCGGACTCGACCCGCGCCTATCAGGGCCGGTTGGGACAGGTCGCGCCCGGCGTTCTCAACGCCATGCAGCGGGTCACGATCGGCGATCTCAAGCCGGATCTGACCATCATTCTGGATATCCCGGTTGAAGTCGGCCACCAGCGCGCCGCGGCCCGCCGCGGCAGCGGCGTGCCTGACAGGTTCGAGGCGGAAGACCTGCAATTCCATCAGGGGCTGCGCGACGCCTACAAGCAGATCGCCGCGGAAGAGCCGCAGCGCTGCGTGCTGATCGATGCCAATGCCGACGCCGACACGGTCGCCGGCCGCGTCTGGACCGCGCTGCGCGATCACCTGCTCGCGGTCCCGAGCACGGCAGGTACGGCATGA
- a CDS encoding D-alanyl-D-alanine carboxypeptidase family protein: MAAVLALSVGWGGIVYAANNSVQGAPKKEDGGFDGDAPTAILVEASSGSVLFEKNADELRAPSSMMKLMTVEVVFNAIKEGKVKLTDEYRISENAWRKGGAPAGGSTMFAILNSKVPVDDLLKGAIIQSGNDSCIALAEGMAGNERIFAADFLTKRARELGLTKSTFGNSSGLPDPANRMTVRELAKLARHLILAYPDMYKLFGEREFTWNKIRQQNRNPLLNTLNGADGFKTGYTKEGGYGMVGSAVQNDTRLIVVINGLEDPDDRASEAKKMLEWGFRNFETRTLFAANQQVGYAKVFGGESRSVKLASPQPIKVMVPKNGSERLIARIVYNGPVRAPVEAGQPVGVVKVWRGSNIAVEAPVYAAEAVGTGSTMRRAIDGASELVIGVFRAGAEKL; this comes from the coding sequence ATGGCGGCTGTCCTCGCACTTTCGGTCGGCTGGGGCGGGATCGTCTACGCTGCCAACAACAGCGTGCAGGGCGCGCCGAAGAAGGAAGACGGCGGCTTTGACGGCGATGCGCCGACCGCGATCCTGGTCGAGGCCTCCAGCGGCAGCGTTCTGTTCGAGAAGAACGCCGACGAATTGCGGGCGCCATCCAGCATGATGAAGCTGATGACGGTCGAGGTGGTGTTCAACGCCATCAAGGAAGGCAAGGTCAAGCTGACGGACGAATACCGGATCAGCGAGAACGCCTGGCGCAAGGGCGGTGCGCCGGCCGGCGGCTCGACCATGTTTGCCATTCTCAATAGCAAGGTGCCGGTGGACGACCTGTTGAAGGGCGCGATCATCCAGAGCGGCAATGATTCCTGCATTGCGTTGGCCGAAGGCATGGCCGGCAACGAGCGGATATTTGCCGCCGACTTCCTGACCAAGCGCGCCCGCGAGCTTGGTTTGACGAAGTCGACATTCGGCAATTCCAGCGGCTTGCCCGATCCCGCCAACAGGATGACGGTTCGGGAGCTGGCAAAGCTCGCCCGCCACCTGATCCTGGCCTATCCCGACATGTACAAATTGTTCGGCGAGCGGGAGTTCACCTGGAACAAGATCCGCCAGCAGAACCGCAATCCGCTTCTGAACACCCTCAACGGCGCCGACGGGTTCAAGACCGGTTACACCAAGGAAGGCGGCTACGGCATGGTCGGCTCCGCGGTGCAGAACGACACGCGGCTGATCGTCGTCATCAACGGGCTCGAGGATCCCGATGATCGCGCCTCCGAGGCGAAGAAGATGCTGGAATGGGGCTTTCGCAATTTCGAGACGCGCACCCTGTTCGCGGCCAACCAGCAGGTCGGCTACGCCAAGGTATTCGGCGGTGAAAGCCGTTCGGTGAAGCTTGCCAGCCCTCAGCCGATCAAGGTGATGGTGCCGAAGAATGGCAGCGAGAGACTGATCGCCCGCATCGTCTACAATGGTCCGGTGCGGGCGCCGGTAGAGGCCGGCCAGCCGGTCGGTGTCGTCAAGGTGTGGCGCGGCTCCAATATCGCGGTGGAGGCGCCGGTCTATGCCGCCGAAGCGGTCGGCACCGGCTCGACCATGCGCCGCGCGATCGACGGAGCCAGCGAGCTCGTCATCGGCGTGTTCCGCGCGGGAGCAGAGAAGCTCTGA